A genomic window from Glycine max cultivar Williams 82 chromosome 17, Glycine_max_v4.0, whole genome shotgun sequence includes:
- the LOC102661714 gene encoding uncharacterized protein has product MEKKKKKDRVKRKRKQKPSARELHRLRSSDANAIFALLLASLSNTPHSVIFINKCLFKLRRSLLLSPTSLTPILALLPTLLRSKGSDIACPAADIIGAASLVSFDANEEIASDSETVEGLISLLQSRNRKVLLSACNAVLDFSTTTFAQRQLLKFSALNKLMFVFLQIFKSLEYVCLWSEGDESLPSLKIGIKEDELSLAFLTAVVVLINACEVEQLQSIPQSLSEAFLRILKEIRVRVSGQEVIRGARKCNKEGRLYKSNIAVSNLAECVFRLSINASQPTGSLSFEVVQRGLFGASDTSFEDFISNYWEVSPFLLSKTKRDPDMHDMFGAFVHSLNWNRSVPSLLSSILQRLVACFPIASDEQNILNFLNEVKDRLGCPIIYQQDIRVVKTESQLRKEMHYFQSFHSGCIKEPLYFTFDDVLKCGQAYKEGYTVALRGLEFRYQSIAAIADTLALMFGQPSVGANLYLTPPNSQGLACHFDDHCVFVCQIFGSKQWTIFSPPSQLLPRLYDSLLGSDIDCTKAGRREFFLREGDVLYIPRGFPHEAYTSSAVSDDSPGFSLHLTLSIEVEPPFEWGGVAHFALHCWSENQKRLCYDGSNILSQKLHLVSVNLLHFAIGIIGNFDPSFRKACLTAAVSLPPVVYNILFQGQRNTFFYLIDKIRSESRFMEVLSSIEVAIQKNEDPFQQIRWLWVLCMEKETSSESNTNKSFMIEDLLSLCAQHKDKLEAAFLNVKSRFCTEVVFEEVVTSHRMLLQKYRNTRRQYINGMVSLHDKL; this is encoded by the exons atggagaagaagaagaagaaagacagAGTTAAGAGAAAAAGGAAGCAGAAACCCTCGGCGCGTGAGCTTCACCGTCTCCGTTCCTCAGACGCCAATGCCATCTTCGCTTTGTTACTCGCATCTCTCTCCAACACACCCCACTCTGTTATCTTCATCAACAAATGCCTATTCAAACTTCGCCGCTCCCTTCTTCTCTCGCCAACCTCGCTGACGCCCATTCTGGCGTTGCTCCCAACCCTACTCCGCTCCAAGGGCTCCGATATCGCGTGCCCCGCCGCAGACATCATCGGCGCCGCCTCGCTTGTTTCCTTCGACGCCAACGAGGAGATCGCTTCCGATTCTGAAACCGTCGAGGGACTAATCTCGCTGTTGCAGAGTCGCAATAGAAAAGTTCTGCTATCTGCCTGCAATGCCGTTTTGGACTTTTCCACCACCACCTTCGCCCAACGACAATTGCTCAAGTTTTCTGCGTTGAACAAACTAAT GTTTGTGTTTCTTCAGATTTTCAAGAGTTTAGAATATGTCTGTTTATGGTCTGAGGGTGATGAAAGTCTTCCCTCTCTTAAGATTGGGATTAAGGAAGATGAACTGTCATTGGCTTTTCTCACTGCAGTTGTTGTTCTTATCAATGCCTGTGAAGTTGAGCAGCTACAGAGTATCCCACAAAGTCTTTCTGAAGCATTTCTGAGAATTTTGAAAGAGATTAGGGTGAGAGTGAGTGGTCAAGAGGTGATCAGAGGTGCTAGGAAATGTAACAAGGAAGGGCGTCTTTATAAAAGCAACATTGCTGTTAGTAATCTTGCAGAATGCGTCTTTAGGCTTTCCATTAATGCTTCTCAACCTACTGGCTCTTTGTCATTTGAAGTTGTTCAAAGAGGTCTTTTTGGTGCGAGTGATACTAGTTTTGAagattttatatcaaattactGGGAGGTTTCTCCTTTTCTGCTATCGAAGACCAAGAGGGATCCAGATATGCATGATATGTTTGGTGCATTTGTTCACTCTTTGAACTGGAATAGGAGCGTTCCTTCCCTTCTCTCCTCGATTCTTCAACGTCTAGTGGCTTGTTTCCCTATTGCTTCAGATGAACAAAACATACTCAATTTTCTGAATGAGGTGAAAGATAGACTGGGTTGTCCTATAATCTACCAGCAGGATATACGTGTTGTAAAAACAGAGAGCCAATTGAGAAAAGAGATGCATTACTTTCAGAGCTTTCATTCAGGCTGCATTAAGGAACCtctatattttacttttgaTGACGTCTTAAAATGTGGGCAAGCATATAAAGAGGGTTACACTGTTGCCCTGCGTGGTCTGGAGTTTCGCTATCAGAGCATTGCAGCTATTGCAGATACATTAGCACTTATGTTTGGCCAACCCTCAGTGGGTGCCAATTTGTACTTAACACCCCCTAATTCCCAGGGCTTGGCCTGTCACTTTGATGATCACTGTGTATTTGTATGCCAGATTTTCGGTTCAAAGCAGTGGACTATATTTTCTCCACCCAGTCAGCTGTTACCTCGCTTATATGATAGTTTACTTGGTTCTGATATTGACTGTACAAAAGCCGGTAGAAGAGAGTTCTTTCTCAGGGAAGGTGATGTATTATATATTCCCAGAGGTTTTCCTCATGAAGCTTATACAAGCTCTGCTGTTAGTGATGATTCTCCTGGGTTCTCATTGCACCTTACCCTTAGTATTGAGGTTGAACCTCCTTTCGA GTGGGGAGGAGTAGCTCATTTTGCACTTCACTGCTGGAgtgaaaaccagaaaagacTGTGTTATGATGGCTCAAATATTTTGTCTCAAAAACTTCATCTTGTGTCTGTGAATCTGTTACATTTTGCCATTGGGATCATTGGCAATTTTGATCCTAGCTTTAGGAAAGCATGCTTGACTGCTGCAGTTTCCTTGCCACCAGTTgtttataatattctttttcagGGACAGAGAAACACTTTTTTCTACTTAATTGACAAAATTCGTTCTGAATCTAGATTCATGGAAGTTCTGAGTAGCATAGAGGTTGCAATTCAGAAAAATGAAGATCCATTCCAGCAAATCCGATGGCTTTGGGTTCTTTGTATGGAAAAAGAAACCAGCAGTGAAAGCAACACCAATAAATCTTTCATGATTGAAGATCTACTTTCTTTATGTGCCCAACACAAGGATAAATTAGAAGCTGCTTTTTTGAATGTGAAGTCAAGGTTTTGTACTGAGGTGGTATTTGAAGAAGTTGTAACTAGTCACAGGATGCTGCTTCAGAAGTATAGAAATACTAGAAGGCAATATATTAATGGAATGGTTTCACTTCACGATAAATTATAA
- the LOC100814785 gene encoding uncharacterized protein isoform X1: MYVDHAFSISDEDIMMDGPYTVSNKAPIKEISLAVSLLVFGTLAIIIGSLMAYNHVGGDTAHEDPLMRINYAHFGELRKLIGVHMTRIVGGRFLNFSLFTLLCSLYLPHYNK, encoded by the exons ATGTACGTGGATCACGCGTTTTCGATTTCAGATGAGGACATAATGATGGATGGACCGTACACGGTGAGCAACAAGGCACCCATCAAGGAGATCTCCCTCGCCGTTTCCCTTCTCGTCTTCGGAACCCTAGCCATCATCATCGGTTCCCTCATGGCCTATAATCACGTCGGCGGCGACACCGCTCACG AAGATCCCCTTATGAGGATTAATTATGCACATTTTGGTGAGTTAAGAAAGCTCATAGGGGTGCACATGACTCGTATAGTTGGAGGCAGGTTCTTGAATTTTAGCCTTTTCACTTTGCTATGTAGTCTATACTTACCACACTACAATAAGTAA
- the LOC100814785 gene encoding transmembrane protein 230 isoform X2, whose protein sequence is MYVDHAFSISDEDIMMDGPYTVSNKAPIKEISLAVSLLVFGTLAIIIGSLMAYNHVGGDTAHGLFFAILGTLLFIPGFYYTRFAYCAYKGYKDFSFSNIPPV, encoded by the exons ATGTACGTGGATCACGCGTTTTCGATTTCAGATGAGGACATAATGATGGATGGACCGTACACGGTGAGCAACAAGGCACCCATCAAGGAGATCTCCCTCGCCGTTTCCCTTCTCGTCTTCGGAACCCTAGCCATCATCATCGGTTCCCTCATGGCCTATAATCACGTCGGCGGCGACACCGCTCACG GTCTGTTCTTTGCGATACTGGGAACACTCTTGTTCATTCCGGGTTTCTACTATACGCGCTTTGCCTATTGTGCTTACAAAGGATACAAAGACTTCTCTTTCTCTAACATACCTCCCGTATAG
- the LOC100811568 gene encoding uncharacterized protein has protein sequence MGISKTEVNLKRLLAAAPQQQNQAKLVHYVATLREQLEQLAEERTPEGLPRISKAVLNDYSEKIEAIASKLVNRVSDPPVTKKDFERNSVKENSSETEETKQILLSSGLRRRPVPASSTEDRAHEPAETGLTSPVKLDATAHAHIEKHRKLQDDLTDEMVVLAKQLKESSLMMSQSLQNTEKILDSTEKAIEHSLASTGRANVRATAIYSESSKTSCLTWLVMFVMTCVFVMVILLIRVT, from the exons ATGGGAATCAGTAAAACAGAAGTAAACTTAAAGAGGTTGCTTGCAGCTGctcctcagcagcaaaaccagGCAAAACTTGTGCAT TATGTTGCTACTTTGCGTGAACAATTGGAACAATTGGCTGAAGAAAGGACACCGGAAGGCTTACCAAG GATTTCAAAGGCTGTGTTGAATGATTATTCAGAGAAGATTGAAGCCATTGCTTCCAAATTGGTTAATCGTGTG AGTGACCCACCAGTAACCAAGAAGGACTTTGAAAGGAATTCTGTCAAAGAAAACTCTTCTGAAACTGAGGAAACAAAGCAGATACTCCTTTCTTCTGGATTGAGAAGAAGGCCTGT ACCTGCCTCAAGTACGGAAGATAGAGCGCATGAGCCTGCTGAGACTGGCCTCACATCACCTGTTAAACTGGATGCTACAGCACATGCACACATTGAAAAGCATAG aaagcTTCAAGATGATTTGACTGATGAGATGGTGGTGTTGGCAAAACAACTGAAAGAGAGTAGTCTCATGATGAGCCAGTCCCTGCAAAATACTGAAAAG ATACTTGATTCTACCGAGAAGGCTATTGAGCATAGCTTGGCAAGCACCGGTCGTGCCAATGTGCGAGCAACGGCAATCTACTCAGAGAGTTCCAAGACTTCTTGCTTAACATGGCTTGTGATGTTTGTGATGACATGCGTATTTGTCATGGTTATTCTTTTAATCCGTGTCACATAG
- the LOC100816903 gene encoding probable serine/threonine-protein kinase PIX13, whose product MGNCWSLQSGSPGDHPNSNTAPNLNNQSGNIQFSAGLSNTRLTQNGNSTSLGRSSHSGGISSRFFGPSSSNNYSTGNNTSTSLWGGSETSQASRVRDEEEFPQGQILDNVDLRAFTLAELKAATKNFRAETVIGEGGFGKVYKGLIDDRAAKKRGEGLTVAIKKLNSESTQGIEEWQSEVNFLGRLSHPNLVKLLGFGLEDTELFLVYEFMHRGSLDNHLYGRGANVRSLSWDTRLKTMIGTARGLNFLHSLEKKIIYRDVKPSNILLDKHYTVKLSDFGLAKSVNSPDHSHISTRVVGTHGYAAPEYVATGRLYVKSDVYGFGIVLVEVLTGKRIRDILDQCQKMSLRDWLKTNLLSRAKIRSTMDAKLEGRYPNNLALQLAELALKCIQTDPKVRPSMNEVVETLEQIEAANEKPADNRRRVTRTRVVQQHGGPDGG is encoded by the exons ATGGGGAATTGTTGGAGTCTTCAATCAGGTTCTCCAGGCGATCATCCCAACTCCAATACTGCCCCCAACCTCAACAATCAATCAG GGAATATTCAATTTTCTGCTGGTCTAAGCAACACAAGATTAACACAGAATGGCAATTCTACTTCTCTTGGGCGTAGCAGCCACTCTGGAGGAATCAGCAGCAGGTTCTTTGGGCCAAGTAGTAGTAATAACTACTCAACTGGAAATAACACTAGCACATCCCTTTGGGGAGGCTCTGAGACTAGCCAAGCCTCTCGAGTTAGAGATGAAGAGGAGTTTCCTCAAGGGCAGATCTTGGATAATGTTGACTTGAGAGCATTTACTTTGGCAGAATTGAAGGCAGCCACCAAAAATTTCAGAGCTGAGACTGTGATAGGAGAGGGGGGGTTTGGTAAAGTATACAAGGGCTTGATTGATGATAGAGCAGCAAAAAAAAGAGGTGAGGGGTTGACTGTTGCCATCAAGAAATTGAATTCTGAAAGCACCCAAGGAATTGAGGAATGGCAG TCAGAGGTGAATTTCTTAGGGAGGCTTTCTCACCCCAACCTTGTTAAGTTGTTGGGATTTGGGCTAGAGGATACTGAACTGTTCCTGGTGTATGAATTTATGCATCGTGGCAGCTTGGATAACCACCTATATGGAA GAGGTGCAAATGTTCGGTCACTTTCTTGGGATACAAGGCTAAAGACTATGATTGGAACAGCTAGGGGACTGAATTTCCTTCACTCCTTGgagaagaaaattatatatagagaTGTCAAACCCTCAAATATACTACTTGACAAG CATTATACAGTCAAGTTATCAGACTTTGGCTTAGCTAAATCTGTGAATTCGCCTGATCATAGTCACATATCAACACGGGTTGTGGGGACACATGGCTACGCTGCTCCTGAGTACGTTGCAACAG GTCGTTTGTACGTGAAAAGTGATGTGTATggatttggaattgttttggtgGAGGTGCTGACGGGCAAGAGGATAAGGGATATATTGGACCAGTGTCAGAAAATGTCCTTGAGAGATTGGCTCAAAACAAATCTATTAAGTAGAGCAAAAATAAGAAGCACCATGGATGCAAAGTTAGAAGGAAGGTATCCAAACAATTTAGCTTTACAATTAGCTGAACTAGCTCTCAAATGCATCCAAACAGATCCCAAAGTCAGGCCATCAATGAATGAAGTTGTTGAAACATTGGAACAGATTGAAGCAGCCAATGAGAAACCAGCTGATAACAGAAGACGGGTTACTCGTACCCGGGTAGTTCAACAACATGGAGGGCCTGATGGTGGTTAA